The Mycosarcoma maydis chromosome 13, whole genome shotgun sequence region CGAGGGAGTTTTTCAACCTCACCAATCGGCTGATACAGGTGTTGAGGGGAAGGGTAGGTGATTCGTAGGTCGAGGTGCGGAGGATGCAAATATGAAtttgtcaagctcgacgacagTCACGGGTAAGTTAACCAAGGTGATGGCTGGCCCGTGAGTCGTTTTGGCCCAAAGCGTGCAGACGGATGCTTGGCCTGGGTTCAGTTAGCTTAGCTGAGCTGCAACTGAGCTCAACATGCAGCTTGAGTGGCCGCATGGCACTGCCACGATATACGAGTAaatcattcgtgattcacgattcacgattcgactGCTTATCTCTGATTACGTGTTAACTGGCCAAATCACCAAACTCGAACCATCATCTGAGACCCGCTCTGACACTGACTTATCACTAGCCCACCGTGCACCGGTGACCACGTGCACCACCTTCATCGCGAGGCATACATGCGCCTGCGACCGATGATGAACACCATAGGTTTCGACCAGTAGCCAGCCAAGGAGCACAGCTACGAGTTGGGTGGAACAGAAGTTGGACCTAACACGTAATCGTTAATGCTCGCGCTATCACGAGTCTATTTCACGTGACCCACAGCATAGGGGGTTTTATTTTTATTTTTTATTATATATATCTAGGCGTGACGTTTGGATGTCAATCCGAGTCCCgttagtcgtgagtgtcagTCGCGAGTTGGCGAAGTGCCTTACAGCCCTGAATCTGCCAATTTGTGCAGGCTAGCGTGTTgaaacaatcacgaatcacgagtcgcgaATCAACACGAACAAATTCCCTTCCACATTCCATCAGGTTTGCATCGTCACACCCATACTGATTCTCAGCTCAGGTCCTTGTCCATGATGGCGTCAGCATTAGCATTGGGAGAGCTGTCTAgcatcgacctcgacaCTATTCGACTATCCACGAACATTGACGATGCGGGGCAAGACTCGGACGCCGAGTCTTTTGAGAGTGCCAATGATGGTCCAAGTATCACCGTCCAAGATGATGACATGCCACCAGCATTTCCGAGCTTGAACAGTGCGCAGAGGCAGAGCTCAAAGTTAAAAAATGACACTAGCTCGCCACCTTCTTCGTCcaaagctgctgccttACTAAAGTCTGTGGCGCCGCAAGTGTCATCTTCTAACACCTTGATGGCTCCGCCACTGGCTCCACGCAGCGGTGGGCTAGCCGCGCCGCTGTCAACAACATCGCTGACAGCGCCTGCGGGCGTCGGAGGTGCTTCTGGCGCAAAAAGCTCGAGTGGAAAGAGCCGCAAAAAAGTGGCGCTCGCACCTGGTTGCAGTCCCCTAGATTGGGCTAGACTCAAGAAAAGCACAGATCTCCGAGGTGGCATCACTTCGCTGTTGAGGGTGACACCGTCGGAGCTGAGGAAGCACAACACGCCTGAGGACGCCTGGTCGGCCTTTTACGGAAAAGTATACAACATCACGCCTTATCTCCGCTTTCACCCAGGCGGCGAAGATGAGTTGATGCGTTGCGCGGGTCGCGACGGCACCAGATTGTTCGGTAAGTCTGGTTCATGTGGCGGTGGGACTCTGACGCCTGTACTCATCATTTTCAAACACTCTTTCCACTGTCAACTCAGTCCTTACGCATTCGTGGGTCAACATTGATGCGATGATCGATACTGCTATGGTTGGCCTCTTGACCAGTGAGTCGTGAAGTTTCGCACGAGGCGGACGAAAAGTTCATGTCAACATAGATTACAGTACAATATATACCCCCATGGTCGTTACAAGATAGGAGCAGACCGATACGGTTCATGCAGTGCATAAAACAGAGAGATTCAAGCAAAGCCGACGAGCCCAACGCCTTTCTGTCGCTTGATAGcgaagagctgcttggAGATCATGCCGTAGGTGGCCTTCCTGGCCAAGTTCTGCCCATCTTCAAAGGCTTCTACGCGACTCGGTACGTCATTGCTGTCGTGTGATTGCGCATGCAGCCAGACCTGCATTCCCAAGGTAGACCACCATTCATGGCCGCGcaccttgagctcgtcaatGTTCATGCGATGCGGCTCTGGGGATACGAGCATTTGGAAGATGACAAAGGCTGTCATGAGAACTTCGGGCGTAAGCTGAGCCGCGACGGCTGCTGATGTCTCGCTTGCAGCGCTGGACAAGGTGGACGAAGTCTGAACAGATCCGACCGAGTAGTCTCCGGCGGCGTTAGCTGCGTGGCCGCCGCTCATGAGCGACTTCAAGGCGTCAAGCGTGTCCAAGTAGTTGGCAGCCTCACGCTCTGGCACAATGGATCTGAGCGCATCTCCGAAGACCTCCCAGACCTTTTGGGTGACCctttcgagctcttcgCTGCTCTGGTTGGCAGTGACAAGCAGGTGCGAAGGTTGGCGTTgtggagaaggagaagccATGGATGGCTGGACAGGCACGGGGTCGATGGCTGCAGATGTGTCTGCGACGTCTGCAAGCATTGGCTCGTGAGTCTCAAGCTCGTGAGGACGCTGAATGGTCAGATCAGCTGGATCATCCAGATagttcgagatcgagacaTCAGCGAGCGGCTGAGCCACCGTAGCGTCAGATGGATCATGCTCATCGACTGCGTCCGGCGATTTCGGGGTGAGGACTTGCTGATGCACCTGCTCATGTGCTTGATCCTGCTTCTCTTCGGATTGTTGTGTTGTGTCGAGAGTCTTATCGCGAGAATTTGGCAGCTCTTGGTCAGCGGCGCTGTCCCCTCGATGGACCGACTGCTGAGCATCGTCATCTACCTCTTGCGCTCTCGCCAAAGAGGCGCGCGGGAAAGCACGTTGGGGAGTGTGCTCTCGAGGATGCATCCTACTAGCCTCTGCATCAGCCTGCGCCTTCTGTTGGCGGTCAAGCTCTTGTTTCTGCCATTCAgagcgagcttgacgaagCTCCTCGATCATTTCTTCAAGAGCGAGaatctcgagctcctctTTATAAATGTTTTCGCGTACATAAGTAAGATGCGCTTGGAGTTGATCGCTGCCTGAATGAGATGTTTGCGCGCGTGCATGGTGAATGTCACCAGAAGAGAGCTGGGATGTGCCCAAGGATTTGCCCTCAGCAGTGGCACGTAGTTGAGCTTCGCTTTGACGAATCTGTCTCTCGTGGTTCTTGATGGTTTCATTCAGGGACGCATGGGCCTTGAGGAGGCTCTTGATATGCTTGCGAGTCCTGGAGCCCTTTCCGCAAGTGTCGTTGAGGCGCTGAGCTGCGAGGAGCAGAACGCGCGGATCGACACTCTGTTCAGTCTGAGACTGAGATTGGAAGGACTGCTTGTTGGAGATGATTGCGTTGCGCAAAGGAGTGGGAGGAGCTACGTGGCGAGGTTCTGGCAGACGAGGAGCCAGCAGGAGGTCGGCTTCATTTGCATCTTCTGCAGTGTTCGTGCGATTCTTTGGGACATGAGCCGATCTGTGTGCACTTGGGCCAGCAcgcgagctggaagcagatcgtggaggaggagggtACCAGAAGAGGTTGGCCTCTGTCTTCGGGTCGGCATCGCGGATGTATGTGTAGAtctcgagacgctcgcgGTTCAAGACGGCCGAGGTGAAGGGAGTAGCATGGGCACCCTTTCTGGCGCGTTTACGAGCATCCGCCTGACGCGAATTGATGGCGTTGAGCGTGTTGGTGAGCGACTGCAAGGCGTTGTCCATGACTAGCATAATCGGGAGTTGTCAAGTAACAGGAATGATGGTATTGGCAGGGTGGATTGCGCACAAGCTCTTGTGCGAGTGTTGTTCTCTTTTTGCTTGgctactcacgactccaTCTGAAAAAGTTACAGAGTGTTGTTTCGTTCTGGTCACTGCGACGCGCTTTTGAAACTTGCGTGTTGGGTTGAGAGAGCGACGCGTCCAGCAGGCATTCAGGCATTCaggcattcacgattttgttTTGGCCAggcgtgaagcacgaagcacgaacaCGGAGAGACGAGATTTTGTTTTGTCGAccgagagaaagagaacgcgcgagagagagagagagagagagagtgtgtgtgtgtaAAAAGATAAgtcacgaattcacgattcacaatcacgaatgtgactatgagtcgtgagtatctATCTTCATCTTCGGCCACGTCCGAAGTTGCCTTGTGTGTgacgcttctgctttttttttctctgACCAATGCACGATTCAGTTAAAGTTGCGAGTACTTATCTCGACagtcgattcacgattcacgattcacgattcagtGCAAGAGCTTAAAAAGGCGACTATCGAACGCTCCCTATCCTCACTCCTCCTCTTGTTGGTCGTTGTTTGGATATAatcgattcacgattcgcatTGTGCTTCTGTCCCAGTTTCGCGATTGCACTGCCtgctctttctctctctctcgatTGTCCGTCAAAGCTAACACTCTTGCTTCTTACACCCGCGCCACCGGCTTGCCACCGCGGTTCGACATAACCCCGTGCACGTCATGTGTGGCACTCGAAGGATCAACGGCGCCGACACCGGCGTCGACCTCTCCGCCATGGCATCGAACCTGTCCATGAACAGCTCCATCTCCAACATGGACGCGTCGCCCGCGTCCAGCGACAGAAATCCTTTCGAGCAAGACCGAGCATCACCTGGCACACCTCCTGCAACCCGTGCAGATGCTTCTCATTACTCCGAGACCGACGAGAAGCGACTCCACGAATCCGATGGTCATTACTGGGCCCACAGACGCATTTCATCATCCCACCGTAACTCGCCTGCCATCGACATTCCCACTCGCCTTCAAGGCTCTTTCACCGCCGACTCGCAAAATGAACTTGAGCCCACTTTTGCTTCCACCTCTCTTGCAGAGAGATCTTCGGTCTTTTCTTCCGGTTCTCTCCACGACGACCGTCGTTCTAACGCCGATCTTGACTTTTCCGGCGACGGCAGTCACGTTCCTCCTCCCAACGTCGCCACCATTTTTCACGATCCTCAACCCGCGCACGACTCGGTCCCTCAGCACAGCAACCTTCAAGCCGCTCAGGAACAAAGCCACTTTGCAGCATCTCCTGCCGAAGCCgcggcggcagctgctggtCTTGGTGCCGCACCTCACGCCACTCTCGCTCCTCAAAGTGAAGCTGACCCAAGCCACTTGAGCGCCTCCAATGTCGCCGTCCACGCGGAGCTCTCCGGAGAGCTCCGCGCTCTGTATACAAGCTTGCAGACTTgtctcgagcttcgagACAAGTACATGTGCGCCAGCCTCCAGGGCGCCATGGAGGACAACCCAAAGAACTGGGACGCCGAATACTGTGCTCGTCAGGCTGCTGTTAGCGGTGACCAGACCCCACGAACCGCCTCTGGTCCCGTCGCTGAAGGCTccatcaagatcgacggTTCCTCTTGGGATTCCCACTCGGGCAGGCCCAAGCCCTGGCGCATCTACCccgctcctcctcgtcccCACTGGGAGCTCTTTAACCCTCCTCCTGAATCGTCCTTTGTCGTACGCCCTACTTCCGTCAACCCTCTTCCGCCGCCCATCCCCCCCGCTAGTCCGGCCAACGcccaagcagctcaagcgcTTCTTGAAAGCTCTGGTGGTAAGCCTGGCCTCTACCGCGAACAGGATGTCGTCATTCCGTCCAAACACACACGCAACGGCATCGACATCACCTGGCATATGGACGAGACTGGTGTAATCCAGGTATACGAGGGCCAGGCCCCATCGGCATTAGCGCCTCCGACTCAAAGCGTCGACGACCCATCGTCGCCTACCGCAACTCCCACCGGCTTGCGAAAGGAGCCCCTCTTCAGCGTGCCCACCATTCGAGAGTACTTTAAGGACCTCGACTACCTCCTTGGCGTCATCTCGGACGGCCCCGTCAAGAGTTTTGCCTGGCGTCGACTCAAGTATCTTGAGAGCAAGTGGAACCTCTACTTCCTGCTCAACGAGTACCGCGAACTAGCAGACATGAAGCGTGTCCCGCATCGTGACTTCTACAATGTCCGTAAAGTCGACACTCACATTCACCACAGTGCTTCCATGAACCAGAAGCATTTGTTGCGCTTCATCAAGGCTAAGATCAAGCGTTTCCCCGACGACATTGTCATCCACCGTGATGGCAAGGATTTGACGCTTCAGCAAGTATTTGAATCTCTCAAACTTACCGCCTACGATCTTAGTATTGacacgctcgacatgcATGCACACCAAGATGCCTTCCATCGCTTTGACAAGTTCAACCTCAAGTACAATCCTATGGGCGAATCGCGTCTGCGTGAGATTTTCCTCAAGACCGACAACTTGATCAAAGGTAGATACCTCGCCGAACTCACCAAGGAGGTAATGGCTGATTTGGAGCAGAGCAAATACCAGATGGCCGAGTACCGTGTCTCTATCTATGGTCGAACTAGAGGCGAATGGGACAAGCTGGCTAGCTGGGTTGTCGACAACAGTCTTTTTAGCCCCAACGTTCGATGGCTGATCCAGGTGCCGCGCCTTTACGACGTTTACAAAGCCAACGGTACCGTCGACAACTTTGAGCAAATTATTCGCAACGTCTTCGAACCGTTATTCGAAGTGACACAGAATCCGCAAAGTCATCCAAAACTGCACGTCTTTCTGCAGCGTgtcgtcggcttcgacctcgtcgacgacgaaagcAAGCCAGAGAGACGGATTCACAAAAAATTCCCCGTTCCTAAACTTTGGGACTTCAAAGACAGCCCACCGTACAACTACTGGCTCTATTACATGTTTGCCAACATTTCGAGCTTGAACCAGTGGCGAAAGCTGCGCGGCTTCAACACCTTTGTCCTCCGACCTCACGCCGGCGAAGCAGGCGACACCGACCACATGGCTGCCGCCTTCTTGACATCTCAATCCATCTCTCACGGTATTCTGCTACGCAAAGTTCCTGCTCTGCAGTACCTCTACTACCTCAAGCAGATCGGTTTGGCCATGTCGCCGCTCAGCAACAATGCGCTGTTCCTGTCGTACGATCGCAACCCGTTCCCGAACTtcctcaagctcggcatgaACGTTTCCATCAGCACCGACGACCCACTTCAGTTCCACTTGTCCAAAGAACCGTTGCTGGAAGAGTACTCGGTGGCGACGCAAATCTACAAGCTGACGCCAGCTGACATGTGCGAGCTGGCGCGCAACTCGGTTCTCCAGTCAGGATGGGAGATGGAAATCAAACGTCATTGGCTGGGACCCAATTTCCAGTTGCCAGGTCCGAGGGGCAATGTTGTTGCTAAGAGCAACGTGCCCGACATTCGTCTGAGGTTTAGGGAAGAAACTCTGAGGGAGGAGTTGGATCTGGTTTGGCAGACTCAAGCTTCCGTCGCTTGATTTCACTAACGTGAacttgaatcacgaaaagTTAACGCTCAGAGTTGCTTGGTCTCGACTCAACCGCAATGGAATTGAGTATTTTCAAGTTCTCATCTTGAACGTCGCAACCTGattgcagcagctttggctttcTGTGGTGATCATGTCGAAGGCTGAGGTCCGAGTGAGAAGGTGCATCTGTCGAATTGACATGGCAGGGAGAAAAACAGCTTGAGCGTTCTTGAATTGGTTATTATGCCTGCGAGAGCTCGACGGCGACCTTGACAGCGCCGAGCAGGGCTGTGAGTTGGATCTTTTCTGAGCCGCCTGTACTCAATCGATGTCTATCGCCACAAAGGTAACAATAAGGAGAAACGGTCATTAGTCAAACAGCTCTGACAGGGAAAGCCCGAATTGTGCTCAATGTTTACGTGACTCGACTCTGGGAACACTTACTCGGTATCCGCCAAGTGATCCAATAAATAAATCCTCGATTTAGCCGGCAACTTGATGGTAGTCAGTAAATCATAGAATCCAGTAATGATATCCGCCAATGCGATTCCCTTTGCCGTTTTGAGTTGGGACACGGTCCAGAATGCCGTTGTAAACTCATCCTCCATCATCGATTTGAGGATGGCTTCGATGTCGTGTGGATGCGGGTTGCCCGTGCAATTATACACAGCGGTTTCGTCAATATGATCGCTCGCAGCATGACACGCTTGCAACACGTTGAGCGCTCTTCGCATGTCTCCACGGGAGAGCTTCAACAACGCCTCTTTGCCGTCCTGGGTGATGTTGCAACCTTCCGATTCGATGACGTGGTTGAGACGATCTTCGACCTGGTCGAGTTCGAGCGGATTGAATCGGAAACGCGTGCAACGGGATTGGATCGCGGGGATGATCTTGTTGACGTAGTTGCAGATGATGCAGAAACGAACGTTTTTGGTGTATTGCTCAATGACTCGGCGAAGTGCTCCTTGGGCAGCTTGGGTCATGGCATCGGCTTCATCGAGCACGATGAGCTTGAAACCGCCCTTAGAGCTGAAAACGCTCTTGGTGCTAGCGAAACTCTTGATTTGTTCTCGGACTACATCGATACCACGGTCATCCGACGCATTGAGCTCGAGAACGCTGTTCCTGAATTGTGGGCCGAAGATCTTGCGTGCCATGGCTAGGATTGTCGACGTCTTGCCGGTTCCTGGTGGACCGTAGAAGAGCAGGTGTGGAAGACGGTTCTTGTCGATGAAATTTTGGATGGTAGACGTGATGTCCTTGTGTGATACGAGATCGTCAAGCGTCGCGGGACGGTACTTCTCTACCCAGggaagcagatcgagctgtTGGTCTGTCGCGGTAGCGTCATCcgccttgcctttgcctttgGACGTCATTCTGGGCGTGTGCACTCTTGAAGTACCGATGATTCACCGAGCTATCTTTCTGCTGAGAACGGTGAGCCGACGTTGATATAGGAACGGTTCGGGATGAAAGGGAACAAGTGAAGCTGAGCTCAGGAATCTGTTGTTCTTTGCTTCCTTCTGGCAGAAATGTGTCATCTGGCACATCAATCTACGCGACCTCGAATCGCGAGTCGCGCGCGTCTTTTTGGCTAAAAAAGCGGgcacgaaccacgaatccACAACTGGGTTGCTCAAGgtgacattcacgaatgtgattcgtgattcacgattttaCACCCAGACCACGCGCTTGTCTGAACCTCCTCCACAgacacacgcacacacgcacatACCGTCTGATCGTAGCAACTTGAACGTTGAATGTCATCGTTTTGAGATTCAGACGATTCCAGCCTGCATCACACCAACGCGCGCCAAGTTGCGTGCAAGCGATAGTCTCACCGCATCCAGCTTGTCAGAAGCCTTAACCGATGACAGCACCTCTTGCTTGTTGGGGCCTGTTTGCGtttttggctgctgctgctgctgcttgggTGATTTGATGCCTAGCAACTGGTGGAGAAAGCCGAGGAAATGTTCATACATGTCTGGATGCATCGATACTGCGTTGGTGATGCGTTCGACGATGCGGATCAACTCGAATGTCTGCGATCGATCGAACCACGTCGCTTGGCCATCTTCTAGCAATGGAATCGCATCCACTAACAGAACGGCAAGGAATCGTTCGGGTGCAGCTTCAGtggtgacgagctcgaccagcaggcccgcagcagcagcccaTTGGCCATCTGCATACAGCCGATGAAAGTCGCGGAAGCGTGCCAAGAACGCGAGTCGTTTTGAGAAGAAGCCTCGGGCATGCTTTTCGAGCACCGCATcctgctcgccatccagGTTGTCGCCGTTGAATTCCAGACCATCGGCTGGCGTTATGAGCGAAGAGGGGAAAGAGTCGACAATCTGGTTGAAGGCTTCGGCTCCTCGAGTGACATATTCTCCCAGGATGCGGTCGCCAATGGTGCGAATGAGAACCGTGTCGGAAGCTCGTACGCAGTAAGCGATGGCCATGCCGTACTCGCCCTGCTCCATCAGTTTTTGAGACATTCGACGGCACACGACGCGAGCTTCCAATTCAAGACCATGGTCGGAGCATGCTCTCAGCACctgctctgctctcgcCACGCGTTTGGTCTTGTTGCTAGGCGCACCGTTTACACCATCAgcatcctcttccatcGCGTTGTTCGCCTCTTCTGACTCCTCGTCTGTATCAGGTCCATCCAACGGCACTGACAAAATGATGTGAGACGACTTTCTCCTCCCTGCTTCGCCACATGCTGCCAGGTAGTCGATGCAGATCCTCCACAAGCCCTGTTCATCCAACAAGCTTTGAGCATACTTGAACAACAGATCCTGACGCAGATCACCAGACTCTGTTtgctcatcgtcctcgatAAGGCCCACCTTCTCCGCCAGGTCTGCCAAATGAGCGCCAAGCCAAATGTCGACGTCCTGTGCCTTTTGTACTGCTTGACGCACTTCGCCTTTGATGAGATATTGCTGAACCAGCTCGCTCGGAATGGTGCCATCGATAGGGAACTGTTCCAAGATGATGGCGGCCGTCGAAGGCACGTCGTCGCGTTTGAGCGTCGGATGAACGAGTGTGCCCCAAGCGCCCAACGCCTCGCGCCAATCTTCGCAGGCTTCAAAGATGCGGTCCTTGACACCAGCcatgagctcgaggagaCACCTGAATTGCGCCTCATACTCGAGcctctcgtcctcgactTCTTCAGTGTTTCCGGCTTCTACTTCCATTTCATCCATCTGGTGCTCGAGACCGCTTATCAGCTTGCGTACGTTGGCAAGCCAGCTGCGGTGAGCAGCGACAAATTCGTGCTCCATGGAGAAATGTGTCGAGCGAGGAAGTGTGAAGAGAAGTTTGGCGGCTTTTTGAGCTACGCTACGAATGACGGCTGAAGGATGCGAGTCGAGCGATTTGAGcaccgatgctgccgaagTATGGAAGCCGCGAAGCACGCAACGAAGCACGTAGTCCCAATAGGATGGATGATCGTGAGGTACCGCAGACTCTGCAATTTCTTGACCTTCTTCCGTGGTAGGTGCAACATCGAACGAGTTGAGCCAGTGCAAGAGCTCTTCGCCGACAACGCTGACACCTCTTCCATCTTTTGGGTAGTAGAGTACTTCAGCAAGACGGAGGATGGTCTGTACATCTCGCCATGCTTGAAACTGCGCTGCGTCTACACTATCATCGAGCTGTATCCTATCGAGGTAGTCCTGGATGGCGCGGGCATAGTGCTCGCTGATCCTGTTATAGTATTGAATAGTCTCTGCTGAGGGAAGCACAGAGTTAGCTGTTGCGCTGCGGCCTGCTCGATCGGTGAGAAGGGCTTCTTGGTGAATGCGTTGCAACGACGTAAAGATGGTGTAGGTTTGAATGTAGAGTGCCTTGAGATCGGACGAAGTGCCCCAGTCGTAGCTGACGACAGCTGTCGCCGTGACCGTGCTTCTCGAAGGCATGGTAGTCAGACGCGGGTGAAACGTCCACGTTTGTAAGCAGGATGTTGATCCGGATGGCAGTGTCTGACTGAAACTGCGCGCCGATGTTTCGTGTCTAGTGTTTTTGGTGTTGGTTATGAATTCGGGACTCGGGCACTTTTTACTCCACTCTTCTCTGTGACAAAAATGAAGCTCAAGACAGGcgcaagaatcgtgaatcgtgaatcgtgaatcgtgaatcgcgcGCGATCcttactcacgactagaGTTCATCAGCGTCACGCGCACAAATGTGAGTGGTGAGGATAAATATTGAGGTGAGAGTGGTTCAGTGGGTTGCTGATCCAACAGACGTCTCAAAGTTCGCAGCGAACGGCCTCAGACGATGAAATCCACTAGCACAACCACGGTGAATCAGGCATAGCGAACAGAGTATCCAGACTAGAGCGTGTGAATGCGTAGAAATACATAGAtgcgagagcaagaggatgCAGGATGGGGTATATGGAGAAGGGTGGCCTTGCCACGTCTTAACAAGCGTGGGCTGGAAAGGGCAGGCTAACAGCATACGGCGAGATCGCATATGCGCGAGCGAAGATCAATTCTGTAGACAATCGAATGATTGCAAGGTGAGTCATGAACGGAAAACCATGACGAAGCATCCGCAAGACTAGCTGAGGTCGGCTATGCGTGTGCGTCTGAGAGCGTGTCCGAGTGAGAAGCAAGCTTCGAAAAAAGCGCGAGAGCGTAACGGCATTTGGTGGTTGAATCGAACCGATGGTACGCTCGGCAGTGTCCGTGATCCCAAACAAATGCTTGTCGTTCAAGCAGCCATCGAGTTGGCGGGCGCGGCAGGCTTAGATGTGCGCTGCTTGTTATCGATACCAATACCAACGGCCCTCAAGCTCTCCTCGATCGTATAGGCAGGCTCCTCGGTGATCTTTTTCGCCCGTCGCTTGTGCAGCTTGGAAGCGATGTGGGTGAGTTGATCCTTTTGAGAGGGAAAGTTGCGGTCGCACTCGACACAGTAGAACAGACCGAGACCAGCCTTGTCAACATCGAGTTCTTTTGGGTTCTGCAGCTCATCAAGCTTCTTGGGATCGTTGAGGTTGGCTTGGATCTGATCGGGATCGAGCTTCCTAGCTCTTGTCCTCATGCCACGTTTGACATcacgtcgtgcgtggtgGGTCTTTTTGCCGTGTCGTGTGCGCGTCATGTTTGCCGGAAAAGCCAAATGGAGAAGTATCAAGACACGAGACTGTaacagctcgtcgtcgagggTGGTGGCGACGATCACAGCATGCCGTCTGAGATTCAGATGCAGCAAAGTTCGCGAAAAGCCAAACTTTCGAGActcaagaatcacgaatgccacGAAAGGGTCTTCTCTGCATCTCGAATTCATGAAATTTTAGAAAAATGCGAGTGATGATGGCATCGCAAATCTCAACAGCATTGATTCCCGATAGTGGATCAACTGACCGATTCAAAACTAAATATGTCACGTGCACAAACGGCCGAAGCAAAGTCACCCGGAACCGAAGAAAATTTCGCAATTTTGAAGCAGCAGTATGAACACGGAGACAGGAGAGCAGACGATATGCCCAACTTTGAAGCCGCAAGAAATCGATGTCAGTCCGACTTGAGTCGCGAGAGAGTTACGCACCACCGCAGAGCGGAGCGAGTTggctgttgagcgagcATAGCATTGTCAAGCCAAAGTTGCAGAGCTCCTTTCGCTCCACCGTCAAGACCATCAACACATCACATATCGTCAAAATGGTAAGATATCATCGACATCCTTGGAGCCTACTCAACAACGCAGAACCAGCCGCATTACCAGCACGACACCCACTGCATAGACATCACGGAGCAATGACCAACATTACTTCAACAGTTGCAGTTTCACCACGACCAAGCCTATGGATGGACGACCTCTTACCAATATGCTACAGTTGTCCTGCGTCTATGTGGTCGCCTCATCTGCATACATCTTCATCCTACCATCGCCTCTGTTCAATCAGTTATGAAAGGCAAAGCGGGCCACGCGAGTGCTATCTGTTGCACAGGAAGCATAAAGTGATGACTTGTGATCACCAGGATCATGGCGTAGCAAAGAAAGGGTTACCGCGAAGTAGTCCGGACAGATATTGTGGGACATGCAGCGCTATTGGTTGTTCTTTGCAGATAGTTGCAGGAACTCAAATCGACACTTTTGGCCCTCAAATGCTGCTCACAAAAACATAGGAATCGATTCCAATGGACAGTGTGGCCGATCCTCAGCCGCGCGCGCGCGGGACATATTCACAAGTCGGAGGATGCTTGTTTCTCAACGCCTTGCATCGAGTCGTCGGTGCTGCAGATCACATTCATACAGCAGCGAACATAGTCATGTGGACCAAATCAGCTGGAGCAGGCTTTTCGCAGACAACGGCGACAATTACGAATTGCTTCATCCGGATACAGCACTCTTCTACTTTGTCCACTGTACTCCGCTGCTAGCCTCCGTCCT contains the following coding sequences:
- a CDS encoding putative AMP deaminase, coding for MCGTRRINGADTGVDLSAMASNLSMNSSISNMDASPASSDRNPFEQDRASPGTPPATRADASHYSETDEKRLHESDGHYWAHRRISSSHRNSPAIDIPTRLQGSFTADSQNELEPTFASTSLAERSSVFSSGSLHDDRRSNADLDFSGDGSHVPPPNVATIFHDPQPAHDSVPQHSNLQAAQEQSHFAASPAEAAAAAAGLGAAPHATLAPQSEADPSHLSASNVAVHAELSGELRALYTSLQTCLELRDKYMCASLQGAMEDNPKNWDAEYCARQAAVSGDQTPRTASGPVAEGSIKIDGSSWDSHSGRPKPWRIYPAPPRPHWELFNPPPESSFVVRPTSVNPLPPPIPPASPANAQAAQALLESSGGKPGLYREQDVVIPSKHTRNGIDITWHMDETGVIQVYEGQAPSALAPPTQSVDDPSSPTATPTGLRKEPLFSVPTIREYFKDLDYLLGVISDGPVKSFAWRRLKYLESKWNLYFLLNEYRELADMKRVPHRDFYNVRKVDTHIHHSASMNQKHLLRFIKAKIKRFPDDIVIHRDGKDLTLQQVFESLKLTAYDLSIDTLDMHAHQDAFHRFDKFNLKYNPMGESRLREIFLKTDNLIKGRYLAELTKEVMADLEQSKYQMAEYRVSIYGRTRGEWDKLASWVVDNSLFSPNVRWLIQVPRLYDVYKANGTVDNFEQIIRNVFEPLFEVTQNPQSHPKLHVFLQRVVGFDLVDDESKPERRIHKKFPVPKLWDFKDSPPYNYWLYYMFANISSLNQWRKLRGFNTFVLRPHAGEAGDTDHMAAAFLTSQSISHGILLRKVPALQYLYYLKQIGLAMSPLSNNALFLSYDRNPFPNFLKLGMNVSISTDDPLQFHLSKEPLLEEYSVATQIYKLTPADMCELARNSVLQSGWEMEIKRHWLGPNFQLPGPRGNVVAKSNVPDIRLRFREETLREELDLVWQTQASVA
- a CDS encoding putative replication factor C subunit 3 yields the protein MTSKGKGKADDATATDQQLDLLPWVEKYRPATLDDLVSHKDITSTIQNFIDKNRLPHLLFYGPPGTGKTSTILAMARKIFGPQFRNSVLELNASDDRGIDVVREQIKSFASTKSVFSSKGGFKLIVLDEADAMTQAAQGALRRVIEQYTKNVRFCIICNYVNKIIPAIQSRCTRFRFNPLELDQVEDRLNHVIESEGCNITQDGKEALLKLSRGDMRRALNVLQACHAASDHIDETAVYNCTGNPHPHDIEAILKSMMEDEFTTAFWTVSQLKTAKGIALADIITGFYDLLTTIKLPAKSRIYLLDHLADTEHRLSTGGSEKIQLTALLGAVKVAVELSQA